Proteins encoded in a region of the Prunus persica cultivar Lovell chromosome G4, Prunus_persica_NCBIv2, whole genome shotgun sequence genome:
- the LOC18778593 gene encoding putative MO25-like protein At5g47540 encodes MKGLFKSKPRTPADVVRQTRDLLIYAQRTPDSRESKREEKMSELCKNIREMKSILYGNSESEPVSEACAQLTQEFFKENTLRLLIMCLPKLNLEARKDATQVVANLQRQQVQSKLIASDYLEANIDLMDILIQGYGNTDMALHYGAMLRECIRHQTVARYVLESEHMKKFFDYIQLPNFDIAADAAATFKELLTRHKSTVAEFLSKNYDWFFAEYNSKLLESSNYITRRQAVKLLGDILLDRSNSAVMTRYVSSRDNLRILMNLLRESSKSIQIEAFHVFKLFAANQNKPADIMSILVANRSKLLRLFADFKIDKEDEQFEADKAQVVREIAALEPKDHS; translated from the exons atgaagggACTCTTCAAATCCAAGCCCCGAACCCCCGCCGACGTTGTTCGCCAGACCCGCGATCTCCTCATCTATGCCCAGCGCACCCCCGATTCCCGCGAAAGCAAACGCGAGGAGAAG ATGTCAGAGCTATGTAAAAACATCAGGGAGATGAAGTCCATTCTCTACGGCAATAGTGAGTCCGAGCCTGTCTCAGAAGCTTGTGCTCAATTGACCCAGGAGTTTTTTAAAGAGAACACGCTTCGACTTCTCATTATGTGTCTTCCCAAATTGAACTTGGAG GCTCGAAAAGATGCCACTCAAGttgttgcaaatttgcaaagaCAACAAGTTCAATCCAAGTTGATTGCATCTGATTATTTGGAAGCAAACATAGATTTGATGGATATTTTAATCCAAGG GTATGGAAACACAGACATGGCTCTACATTATGGTGCAATGCTGAGGGAGTGCATACGCCACCAAACCGTTGCAAG ATATGTTTTGGAATCAGAACACATGAAGAAGTTCTTTGATTATATACAGCTTCCCAATTTTGATATTGCTGCAGATGCTGCTGCAACTTTTAAG GAACTCCTGACGAGGCATAAATCTACTGTAGCGGAATTTCTTTCCAAGAACTATGACTGG TTTTTTGCGGAGTATAACTCAAAGCTTCTAGAATCCTCCAATTACATTACCAGACGGCAAGCTGTCAAG TTGTTGGGAGATATTTTGTTGGATCGGTCAAACTCAGCTGTGATGACTCGATATGTGAGCTCAAGGGACAACCTGAGGATCCTTATGAATCTTCTCAGA GAGTCAAGCAAGAGCATCCAGATTGAAGCATTTCATGTTTTCAAG cTATTTGCTGCTAATCAAAATAAACCTGCCGACATCATGAGCATACTTGTCGCAAATAGAAGCAAGCTTCTACGGCTGTTTGCTGATTTTAAGATTGATAAAG AGGATGAACAATTTGAGGCAGACAAAGCTCAAGTAGTGAGAGAAATTGCTGCCTTGGAACCTAAAGACCACTCATGA
- the LOC18778329 gene encoding cysteine proteinase inhibitor 1 — protein sequence MRIVLLVKKIQEIQQSNKSTVMMRPHCLLALVALVLPLVAAAATGHRDALVGGYQPIKNISDPHVKEIAEFAVSEYNKQAQGKNKLVFQSVIRGETQVVAGIKYRLVISAKNESSAVSNPTAAAAAGDNYQAVVLEKSWEHFRQLISFRKLA from the coding sequence ATGAGGATAGTATTGTTAGTcaagaaaattcaagaaattcaaCAAAGCAATAAATCAACGGTCATGATGCGTCCTCACTGCCTCCTCGCACTCGTTGCCCTCGTCCTTCCTCTGGTTGCCGCTGCAGCCACAGGCCACAGGGACGCCTTGGTCGGCGGTTATCAGCCCATAAAGAACATCAGCGACCCTCATGTGAAAGAGATCGCAGAGTTCGCGGTGTCGGAATACAACAAGCAGGCCCAAGGCAAGAACAAGTTGGTGTTTCAGAGCGTGATCCGCGGCGAGACCCAGGTGGTGGCCGGCATCAAGTATCGCCTTGTCATTTCGGCCAAGAATGAGTCGTCGGCGGTGTCCAACCCCACAGCCGCAGCGGCTGCAGGAGACAATTATCAGGCTGTTGTCCTGGAAAAGAGTTGGGAGCATTTTAGGCAATTGATCTCCTTCCGTAAATTGGCATAG